From the genome of Chloroflexota bacterium, one region includes:
- a CDS encoding reductive dehalogenase has protein sequence MVEKGRKLITRREFIRIAGITATSLAANTLPAASPTKNTAPPSQQLLSSTGKAPRPWWVKSVEKPTVEIDWDQLQRFDSRKTMRSSGFAAFIGQDEYDHLLRVAEESEKQRIINHTPGYTLKDQALNAAQGLGARGARSFLGPQNAQTPHERGVAPWSGSPEEASRMLRVAMRHFGAATIGFVELNEQTRKLIYTHDPDGKELVFQDTDQASETATRRIIPNKAKWAIVYTVQMSIETVKRAPTAIAEQTTLLSYSRGRDIQEKTQEFLRGLGYQCLGEATSNALAIAPALGVMAGLGELSRLNRMITPEFGPMVRMFKMITDLPLVPDQPIDAGIFDFCKSCKKCAEACPSSALSLSDEPSWETEGPWSNPGHKAFFENSVNCRTYMTEKAGTNCSICFAVCPFSKKNKVWLHSWIKAGVAKLPFLDGFLRSMDDAFSYGAQKDPEQWWWQNLPEYGIDTEQTLRED, from the coding sequence GTGGTAGAAAAAGGCCGAAAACTCATCACTCGCCGAGAGTTTATTCGTATCGCCGGAATTACAGCAACATCGCTGGCTGCCAACACGCTCCCGGCGGCCAGCCCGACAAAAAACACCGCACCACCTTCCCAGCAGCTACTCAGCTCCACGGGAAAAGCGCCGCGCCCCTGGTGGGTTAAATCCGTTGAGAAACCGACCGTCGAAATCGATTGGGATCAGCTTCAGCGCTTCGACTCGCGCAAAACTATGCGCAGTTCCGGATTCGCCGCGTTCATTGGGCAAGACGAATACGATCATCTGCTGCGGGTTGCTGAAGAAAGCGAGAAACAACGCATCATCAACCATACCCCTGGTTACACCCTCAAAGACCAGGCGCTCAACGCGGCCCAGGGTCTCGGGGCACGCGGAGCGCGTTCTTTCCTCGGCCCGCAAAATGCGCAGACACCCCATGAACGCGGTGTGGCACCCTGGAGCGGATCACCCGAAGAAGCCTCCCGCATGTTGCGGGTTGCCATGCGTCATTTTGGCGCTGCCACCATCGGTTTTGTTGAACTCAACGAACAAACACGCAAGCTAATCTACACTCACGACCCCGACGGTAAAGAACTTGTTTTTCAGGATACCGATCAGGCCTCCGAAACAGCCACCCGGCGCATTATTCCCAACAAGGCTAAATGGGCAATTGTCTATACGGTACAGATGTCTATTGAGACCGTCAAGCGCGCGCCCACCGCAATTGCCGAGCAAACCACACTTTTATCGTATAGCCGCGGCCGGGATATTCAAGAGAAAACGCAAGAATTTTTGCGCGGATTAGGATACCAATGCCTGGGGGAGGCCACCAGCAATGCGCTGGCCATCGCCCCGGCTCTGGGGGTGATGGCCGGTCTCGGAGAGTTGTCGCGCCTCAACAGGATGATTACGCCCGAATTTGGCCCCATGGTGCGCATGTTCAAAATGATTACCGACCTCCCACTGGTTCCCGATCAACCCATTGATGCTGGCATTTTCGATTTTTGTAAATCCTGCAAAAAATGCGCCGAGGCCTGTCCCTCCAGCGCGCTCAGCCTGTCCGATGAGCCATCCTGGGAAACGGAAGGCCCCTGGTCTAATCCCGGACACAAAGCCTTTTTCGAGAATTCGGTCAATTGCCGCACCTATATGACCGAAAAAGCAGGTACAAATTGCAGTATCTGTTTCGCGGTTTGCCCCTTCTCAAAGAAGAATAAAGTCTGGCTTCACAGCTGGATCAAAGCCGGGGTTGCCAAACTCCCTTTTCTAGATGGTTTCCTGCGCAGTATGGATGATGCTTTCAGCTATGGCGCGCAAAAAGACCCCGAACAATGGTGGTGGCAAAATTTGCCCGAATACGGTATCGACACCGAGCAAACCCTGCGCGAAGATTAG